From one uncultured Paludibacter sp. genomic stretch:
- a CDS encoding conserved hypothetical protein (Evidence 4 : Unknown function but conserved in other organisms) has product METADPNMILTKIEHTETAENLLKSTFYLASKLDKKFGAVCFLSDVEQIDVKKEEIVSLLKKLNLPTENIYILPEKEISLIDFCEKEEVSFLLIQLQDYSRKNIQRELNACRELRIPYLFFKNEFEVLNIKRILVSVSFLMEDYEKAQFASAFGRFCNADVTLLQANDYGSKAATTIEKMKLLFDKFSFKYQVEKAEKDSFKLDKEALQKAEQENFDILIISASREYGLDDVIFGPNELHLIKKSSVPLLVVNPRSDLYTLCD; this is encoded by the coding sequence TTGGAAACCGCTGATCCCAATATGATTTTAACAAAAATAGAACATACCGAAACAGCGGAAAATTTGCTGAAATCCACCTTTTATCTGGCATCAAAACTCGATAAAAAATTTGGTGCGGTTTGTTTTTTATCAGATGTTGAGCAAATTGATGTCAAGAAAGAGGAAATCGTTTCTTTACTCAAAAAACTGAATTTGCCAACAGAAAATATTTATATTTTACCAGAAAAAGAAATTTCATTGATAGATTTTTGCGAGAAAGAAGAAGTTTCATTTTTACTTATCCAGCTTCAGGATTATTCAAGAAAAAATATCCAAAGAGAACTAAATGCCTGTCGTGAATTGCGTATTCCATATTTATTTTTCAAAAATGAATTTGAAGTTTTAAATATTAAACGAATATTGGTTTCGGTGAGTTTTTTAATGGAAGATTACGAAAAAGCGCAATTCGCGTCGGCTTTCGGACGTTTTTGCAATGCGGATGTAACGCTTTTACAAGCTAACGATTACGGTTCGAAAGCGGCAACTACAATAGAAAAAATGAAGTTACTTTTTGATAAGTTTTCCTTTAAATATCAGGTGGAAAAAGCCGAGAAAGATAGTTTTAAGTTGGACAAAGAAGCGCTTCAAAAAGCTGAACAGGAAAATTTTGATATTTTAATTATTTCAGCGTCAAGAGAATACGGATTGGACGATGTTATTTTTGGTCCCAACGAGTTGCATTTGATTAAAAAATCGTCTGTTCCGTTATTGGTTGTTAATCCTCGTTCCGACCTTTATACCTTGTGTGATTGA
- a CDS encoding Septum formation initiator (fragment), whose product MKLPADFFQKLRKIFLNKYAIVTIVFLGFLTFSGSNSLINRFKRGREIKSLEKEIKFYRSEINENKKKTQEMRSSKESLEKYAREQYYLKKDXEDIYIIXEDDEKK is encoded by the coding sequence ATGAAACTTCCTGCTGACTTTTTTCAGAAATTGCGAAAAATTTTCCTAAATAAATATGCCATTGTAACGATTGTGTTTTTAGGATTCCTTACTTTTAGTGGGAGTAACAGTCTTATAAATCGGTTTAAAAGAGGAAGAGAAATTAAGTCGCTTGAGAAAGAAATTAAGTTTTATCGCTCAGAAATTAACGAAAACAAAAAAAAGACGCAGGAAATGCGTTCCAGCAAGGAAAGTTTGGAAAAGTATGCCCGCGAACAGTATTATTTGAAAAAAGACAGNGAAGATATTTACATAATAAANGAAGATGATGAAAAAAAATAA
- a CDS encoding conserved membrane hypothetical protein (Evidence 4 : Unknown function but conserved in other organisms) — MMKKNNLTFIQFVGSLLILVGAALKFFVFDFSNYIFAAGALILIALQFFYLFQSKNQDFRTQRLHRLMFLATALLGVGAYFMFTGKNTWIPLLLSYALVSLFLSFRSKTPNS; from the coding sequence ATGATGAAAAAAAATAATTTGACATTTATACAATTTGTAGGAAGTTTGCTNATTCTTGTNGGNGCTGCATTAAAGTTTTTTGTATTTGATTTTTCCAATTATATTTTTGCTGCAGGCGCACTGATTTTGATTGCTTTGCAGTTTTTTTATTTGTTTCAGTCAAAAAATCAAGATTTTAGAACTCAACGTCTTCATCGGTTAATGTTTTTAGCTACAGCGTTATTAGGTGTAGGAGCTTATTTTATGTTTACAGGAAAAAATACNTGGATTCCTTTATTGCTCTCTTATGCTTTGGTTTCGTTGTTTTTATCGTTTAGAAGTAAAACTCCTAATTCTTAA
- a CDS encoding conserved exported hypothetical protein (Evidence 4 : Unknown function but conserved in other organisms): MKTKKYFIGLAVVLGLLFIMPADLNAAPPFWAPANGYRVKTRHIYFPQQNMYYDLQRXVYIFVNHGNWVVSASIPTIFGRIDLRRAPQVQIAVNSPYPYRYHQGYYDRNYYEYSTVYYNKMPKKVYKKHVRFENDRRHRH; encoded by the coding sequence ATGAAAACAAAGAAATACTTCATTGGGTTGGCAGTAGTTTTAGGACTTTTATTTATAATGCCGGCTGATTTAAACGCAGCGCCTCCATTTTGGGCACCTGCAAATGGTTATCGAGTAAAGACAAGACATATATATTTTCCCCAACAAAATATGTATTATGATTTGCAAAGAGNAGTTTATATTTTTGTTAATCATGGAAATTGGGTAGTAAGCGCCTCCATTCCTACTATATTTGGCAGAATTGATTTACGCAGGGCTCCCCAAGTGCAAATTGCTGTAAATTCTCCTTATCCTTATCGTTATCATCAAGGGTATTATGACAGAAATTATTATGAATACAGTACCGTGTATTATAATAAAATGCCGAAAAAGGTTTATAAAAAACATGTAAGATTTGAGAATGACAGAAGACACAGACATTAA
- a CDS encoding putative lipoprotein (Evidence 3 : Putative function from multiple computational evidences): MQEDNFSYIYTRKTLEKRINFNMKTLIIYPFLCSFLLLTSCNSKQKQLKEANARLQEIKILIEENNLNSAKEAIDSIHILYPNLIEVRKKAAXYEDELKXEESTXXLMQIDSVLPLKQKELDSLKQFFVFEKDEKILTVGIYTHKLQLAENNLQRNYLKANVSEKGELFLNSTYFNRQPLDCSSIKLTANNALIKETIHGSGADFYRQVFEENGYIKEVVTFNQSAENGICKFIXENKDLPIKVALQGKSMYSYQLAANDKKAIADTYRLFLILNDIIKLNQQTRKAKYILNQ; the protein is encoded by the coding sequence TTGCAGGAAGATAACTTTTCGTATATTTACACACGTAAAACCCTTGAAAAACGGATTAATTTTAATATGAAAACACTAATTATTTATCCATTTCTTTGTTCTTTCTTATTATTAACGTCTTGTAATTCAAAGCAAAAACAACTAAAGGAAGCAAATGCTCGTTTGCAGGAAATTAAAATCCTGATAGAAGAAAACAATTTAAATTCAGCAAAAGAAGCCATCGATAGCATTCATATTTTATATCCGAATTTGATTGAAGTACGAAAAAAAGCTGCAGNATACGAAGATGAACTAAAAANAGAAGAAAGTACAANTATNTTGATGCAAATAGACAGTGTTTTACCNCTNAAACAAAAAGAACTGGATTCNCTGAAACAATTTTTTGTGTTTGAGAAAGATGAAAAAATATTAACCGTAGGAATATACACACATAAATTACAGCTTGCCGAAAATAATTTACAACGAAATTACTTGAAAGCAAACGTTTCCGAAAAAGGAGAATTATTTTTGAACAGTACTTATTTTAACAGGCAACCCTTAGATTGCAGTTCAATAAAATTAACAGCAAACAATGCATTGATAAAAGAAACAATTCATGGAAGTGGAGCCGATTTTTATCGCCAAGTTTTTGAAGAAAACGGATATATAAAAGAAGTGGTTACATTCAATCAATCAGCGGAAAACGGTATTTGTAAGTTTATTNCAGAAAATAAAGATTTACCGATTAAAGTGGCGCTTCAAGGAAAATCTATGTACAGCTATCAGTTAGCTGCAAACGATAAAAAAGCCATTGCCGACACATATCGTTTATTTTTAATATTGAATGATATCATAAAACTAAATCAGCAAACGAGAAAAGCAAAATATATTCTTAATCAATAA
- the prs gene encoding Ribose-phosphate pyrophosphokinase yields MSAKTSDFKVFSGTNSRYLAEKICKSLDCPLGNMNVQHFSDGEFAVSYEESIRGQYIYLVQSTFPNSDNLLELLLMIDAAKRASAYKIIAVIPYFGWARQDRKDKPRVSIGAKLIADMLTVAGIHRVITMDLHADQIQGFFDVPVDHLYASTIFIPYIKALNLEDLVIASPDVGGSKRAGSYSKHLEVPMVLCHKTREKANVVGEMRIIGDVEGKNVIIVDDMVDTAGTLCKAANLMXENGAKSVRAIVTHGVMSGKAIENIENSALTEIAFTDSIPFDCSKCSKVRVLSIAGLFAETISRVQQHKSISEQYLL; encoded by the coding sequence ATGTCAGCAAAAACATCCGATTTTAAAGTGTTTTCAGGCACTAATAGCCGATATTTAGCAGAAAAAATTTGTAAAAGTTTAGATTGTCCGTTAGGCAACATGAATGTACAGCATTTTTCCGATGGGGAATTTGCTGTTTCTTATGAAGAGTCTATCCGTGGTCAGTACATTTATTTGGTACAATCTACTTTTCCAAATTCGGATAATTTATTGGAATTGCTTTTAATGATTGATGCAGCCAAAAGAGCTTCGGCTTATAAAATTATTGCTGTAATCCCTTATTTTGGTTGGGCGCGCCAGGACAGAAAAGATAAACCGCGTGTTTCCATTGGAGCTAAATTAATTGCCGATATGCTTACCGTAGCAGGAATTCACAGAGTAATTACAATGGATTTACATGCTGATCAAATTCAAGGTTTCTTTGATGTTCCTGTAGATCACTTATATGCTTCCACTATTTTTATCCCGTATATTAAAGCGCTTAATTTAGAAGATTTAGTTATTGCTTCGCCTGATGTTGGCGGTTCAAAAAGAGCCGGTTCTTATTCAAAACATTTGGAAGTTCCGATGGTTCTTTGCCATAAAACACGTGAAAAAGCAAATGTGGTTGGCGAAATGAGAATTATTGGAGACGTAGAAGGAAAAAATGTAATTATTGTGGACGATATGGTAGACACGGCAGGAACGCTTTGCAAAGCCGCCAATTTGATGNTGGAAAATGGAGCAAAAAGCGTACGTGCCATTGTAACTCACGGAGTTATGTCAGGCAAAGCAATTGAAAATATTGAAAATTCGGCATTAACCGAAATCGCTTTTACAGATTCTATTCCTTTTGATTGCAGCAAATGTTCTAAAGTAAGGGTTCTTTCCATTGCAGGATTATTTGCCGAAACAATTTCCAGAGTACAACAGCACAAATCTATCAGCGAACAATATTTATTATAA
- a CDS encoding 4-alpha-glucanotransferase, translating to MKIHFKISYFTQWGQRLMVSGNIPELGNGDYSKALFLHFQNHEEWTADVDIQLPEXXEISYKYXLFNEYTGAYLEEWGDDRQIKKDKTDLEHIFCFDTWNASGSTENAFLTAPFQQVLLKKKDINSAAKKSKKITHIFKVKAPLLHEEHILCAIGNCPELGDWSVXNPVLMQKEGDYWSVKLDLSKVNYEVNYKYGVYDTVNNKFLYFEQGPDRIAPVIQLKKTLVQVENGFVRMDNRWWRGTGVGLPVFSIRTRNSFGVGDFVDLKLLVDWAEKVGIKLIQVLPLNDTIGTHTEXDVLPYAAISAFALNPLFLNLPAMGKLPENNEMQVQYVPKQAELNAQDLVPFIEVINFKLKYAKELYLHQKEEFLKNPDFLAFFEKNAYWLVPYAAYCVLRDKNGTNDYREWKEFALFDKQKIDXFVSPSQPXYDEXAVNYFMXYHLHIQLSETAKYAHQHGVVLKGDIPIGVNRNXVDTWVSPELFHMNMNAGAPPDMFAYKGQNWELPTYNWSVMKATGFDWWKKRFAQMSNYFDTFRIDHILGFFRIWEIPTNQIEGIMGHLNPSVPIHVNEFNEKGIWFDYNRFCKPYITDHILWTLFQEQANWIKSNCLQIEDGWVLRXKPEYQSQAYVEQLYNEGKITEKMKWGLFDLISNVLFFEAEGSNGTQYYPRYGMHFLSTYADLDDYTKNKLNELYIDYFYHRQDGNWYNSGMEKLPALKRSTNMLICGEDLGMMTPCVTSVMNELGILSLEVQRAPKSNKIEFFHPANAPYLSVVTPSTHDMSTIRGWWEEDRGITQRFYNSQLGHWGEAPYFCEWWISRDILLQHLYSPAMWAIFQMQDLXGISDKVRRENPHEERINVPSNSKFSWRYRMHIKMEDLLEENEFNEELKNFIKHSGR from the coding sequence ATGAAGATTCACTTTAAAATTTCGTACTTCACCCAATGGGGGCAAAGATTAATGGTTTCCGGAAATATACCGGAATTAGGAAATGGAGATTATTCTAAAGCGTTATTTCTGCATTTTCAAAACCACGAAGAGTGGACAGCCGATGTTGATATTCAACTTCCTGAANANNAGGAAATAAGTTATAAATATATNCTTTTTAACGAATATACCGGAGCATATTTAGAAGAATGGGGCGACGACAGACAAATTAAAAAAGACAAAACCGATTTAGAACACATTTTTTGTTTTGATACGTGGAATGCTTCCGGAAGTACTGAAAACGCTTTCCTCACAGCTCCGTTTCAGCAAGTGCTTTTAAAGAAGAAAGATATAAATTCCGCCGCCAAAAAATCGAAAAAAATCACACATATTTTCAAAGTAAAAGCGCCGCTTTTGCACGAAGAACACATACTTTGTGCTATCGGGAATTGCCCNGAATTAGGCGATTGGTCAGTGAANAATCCGGTTTTAATGCAAAAAGAAGGTGATTATTGGTCGGTGAAGTTGGACTTGTCTAAAGTAAATTACGAAGTAAATTATAAATACGGAGTTTACGATACGGTAAACAATAAGTTTCTTTATTTTGAACAAGGACCGGACAGAATTGCTCCTGTTATTCAATTGAAAAAAACATTGGTACAAGTTGAAAACGGTTTTGTACGTATGGATAATCGTTGGTGGCGCGGTACAGGTGTGGGACTTCCCGTTTTTAGTATCCGCACACGTAATAGTTTTGGCGTAGGCGATTTTGTAGATTTGAAACTGCTTGTTGACTGGGCTGAAAAAGTCGGTATAAAATTGATACAAGTTCTTCCGCTCAATGATACAATTGGAACTCATACCGAANCAGACGTTCTTCCTTATGCGGCAATTTCGGCGTTTGCATTGAATCCGTTGTTTCTTAATTTACCCGCAATGGGGAAATTACCTGAAAACAACGAAATGCAAGTTCAATACGTTCCCAAGCAAGCTGAACTCAATGCACAGGATTTAGTTCCATTTATTGAAGTGATTAATTTCAAACTGAAATACGCCAAAGAACTTTATCTTCATCAAAAAGAAGAGTTTCTAAAAAATCCCGATTTTCTTGCTTTCTTTGAAAAAAATGCTTACTGGCTTGTTCCGTATGCAGCTTATTGTGTGTTGAGAGATAAAAACGGAACAAACGATTACCGTGAATGGAAAGAATTTGCACTGTTTGATAAGCAAAAAATAGATGNATTTGTATCTCCATCACAGCCANANTATGACGAGGNTGCCGTAAATTATTTTATGCANTATCATTTACACATTCAACTTTCGGAAACTGCAAAATATGCTCACCAACACGGAGTTGTATTGAAAGGNGATATTCCAATCGGCGTAAACCGCAATAGNGTTGATACGTGGGTTTCTCCTGAACTTTTCCACATGAATATGAATGCGGGAGCGCCGCCCGATATGTTTGCCTACAAAGGACAAAACTGGGAACTTCCTACCTACAATTGGAGCGTAATGAAAGCTACGGGTTTCGATTGGTGGAAAAAACGCTTTGCGCAAATGTCCAATTATTTCGATACGTTCCGTATTGACCACATTTTAGGATTTTTCCGTATTTGGGAAATTCCAACCAATCAAATTGAAGGAATTATGGGACACTTGAATCCTTCCGTTCCTATTCACGTAAACGAATTTAACGAAAAAGGNATTTGGTTCGATTATAATCGTTTTTGCAAACCATACATCACNGACCATATTCTTTGGACATTATTTCAGGAGCAAGCAAACTGGATAAAATCAAATTGTTTACAAATTGAAGACGGCTGGGTGTTGCGTTTNAAACCCGAATATCAAAGTCAGGCGTATGTAGAACAACTTTACAACGAAGGNAAAATTACCGAAAAAATGAAATGGGGATTGTTTGATTTGATTTCAAACGTGTTGTTCTTTGAAGCGGAAGGTTCGAACGGTACGCAATATTATCCGCGTTACGGAATGCATTTCTTATCCACTTATGCTGATTTGGACGATTATACCAAAAATAAACTGAATGAACTTTATATTGATTATTTCTATCATCGTCAGGATGGAAATTGGTACAATTCAGGGATGGAAAAACTTCCGGCATTGAAACGTTCTACCAATATGCTTATTTGCGGTGAGGATTTAGGAATGATGACGCCTTGTGTAACTTCCGTAATGAACGAACTGGGCATTTTAAGTTTGGAAGTGCAACGTGCGCCAAAATCAAATAAAATCGAATTTTTCCATCCTGCAAATGCGCCCTATTTATCAGTTGTAACGCCTTCAACACACGATATGAGCACTATAAGAGGTTGGTGGGAAGAAGACCGGGGCATAACGCAACGTTTCTACAATTCTCAATTAGGACATTGGGGCGAAGCTCCTTATTTCTGTGAATGGTGGATAAGCCGCGATATACTTTTACAGCATTTATATTCACCTGCAATGTGGGCGATTTTCCAAATGCAGGATTTGNTGGGAATTTCGGATAAAGTTCGCCGCGAAAATCCGCACGAAGAACGNATCAACGTGCCTTCCAACTCAAAATTCAGCTGGCGTTACCGTATGCATATAAAAATGGAAGATTTGCTGGAAGAAAATGAATTTAACGAAGAATTAAAAAACTTTATCAAACATTCAGGGCGATAG
- a CDS encoding DNA (Cytosine-5-)-methyltransferase produces MIKSPLRYPGGKSRAVDLISTLIPEYDEFREPFLGGGSVFIYAKQRFPFKKYWINDIYFELYKFWEMSQKDVDALIDKIYEWKEKYPIGKELYQFLNNHLDDFGDLERAAAFFVYNRITFSGTTLSGGYSEGAFTGRFTESSIKRLNDFAKVVNGSTITNFDYEDVLKKDGNNVFIFLDPPYYSATKSALYGKNGDLHKSFNHKRFAENMKKCKHKWLITYDDSEYIRELFSFANIIPWDLVYGMRNITENSNQKGKELFISNYLDKLPNQQLSLFEPKAKYKVKSKSGQ; encoded by the coding sequence ATGATAAAAAGCCCATTAAGATATCCTGGTGGAAAAAGCAGGGCTGTTGATTTAATATCAACATTAATACCTGAATACGACGAATTCCGAGAACCTTTTCTCGGTGGAGGGTCCGTTTTTATCTATGCAAAACAACGATTCCCTTTTAAAAAATACTGGATTAACGATATTTATTTTGAATTATATAAATTCTGGGAAATGTCTCAAAAAGATGTAGATGCGTTGATTGATAAAATTTACGAATGGAAAGAGAAATATCCTATTGGAAAAGAATTATATCAATTCTTAAACAATCATTTGGATGACTTCGGTGATTTGGAAAGGGCTGCCGCTTTCTTTGTTTATAATCGAATAACTTTTTCCGGCACAACATTAAGCGGAGGTTATAGTGAAGGAGCTTTTACCGGAAGATTTACAGAAAGCAGTATAAAAAGATTAAATGATTTCGCAAAAGTTGTCAATGGCTCAACTATTACAAATTTTGATTATGAAGACGTTCTAAAAAAAGATGGTAACAATGTTTTTATTTTTTTAGATCCACCGTATTATTCTGCAACAAAATCTGCTCTTTACGGGAAAAACGGAGATTTACATAAATCGTTTAATCATAAACGTTTTGCAGAAAACATGAAAAAATGCAAGCACAAATGGCTTATTACTTATGATGACAGTGAATATATCCGTGAATTATTTTCATTTGCAAATATAATTCCTTGGGATTTAGTTTACGGTATGAGAAATATAACCGAAAATTCAAACCAAAAAGGCAAAGAACTATTTATTTCAAATTATTTAGATAAACTACCTAATCAGCAACTTTCTCTTTTTGAGCCAAAAGCTAAATATAAGGTAAAATCAAAATCGGGACAATAG
- a CDS encoding conserved hypothetical protein (Evidence 4 : Unknown function but conserved in other organisms), with protein MNVTGNITGIKYKIFLTENLKEINLDVFDINTVPAACIIVNGQSKYAISKWVSPKRTRSYPFERVYNSLSSSKRITVIPIVKDEGEVGDRDFLQWDTVSLMSLLDVYVIFAYYDKASVRNKKITKQQFNNDYIISKIKEIEEYHSSALHWNLNELNTNLHLLIEKVKISYSFIEKTTGIKLHNSKGIDNFKSNIGDDVSHFMEFSREKAKQAQSREYVTHQPKESLLTLSKAKITILNYLGGKYFLTVDEILIEGQNIKLIEGKHSQNGLLPSKGDIKDGLLKMILYSNLCNVFFNEKTINSQAVLSLTSTKIKKNFSSENSDKEINLFITENNFSPRQKNIIEIIIKEARENNFIVKVQYSK; from the coding sequence ATGAATGTAACAGGAAATATAACTGGTATAAAATACAAAATATTTCTCACTGAAAATTTAAAAGAAATTAATCTTGATGTATTTGATATTAATACAGTTCCTGCTGCTTGTATTATTGTAAATGGACAAAGCAAATATGCTATTTCCAAGTGGGTTTCTCCGAAAAGGACAAGATCATATCCTTTTGAAAGAGTATATAATTCATTAAGTTCTTCCAAAAGAATTACAGTAATTCCAATAGTAAAAGATGAAGGAGAAGTTGGAGATAGGGATTTTTTGCAATGGGATACTGTATCATTGATGTCTTTGTTGGATGTTTATGTAATTTTTGCTTACTATGATAAAGCGTCTGTTCGTAATAAAAAAATCACAAAACAACAATTCAATAATGATTATATTATTTCTAAAATAAAAGAAATTGAGGAATATCACAGTTCTGCTTTACATTGGAACTTAAACGAACTAAATACAAACTTACATTTATTAATTGAGAAGGTAAAAATTTCATATTCTTTCATAGAAAAAACAACAGGAATAAAACTTCATAATAGCAAAGGAATTGATAATTTTAAATCGAATATTGGAGATGATGTTTCTCATTTTATGGAATTTTCAAGAGAAAAAGCAAAACAAGCTCAATCAAGAGAATATGTTACACATCAACCAAAAGAAAGTTTATTGACCTTATCAAAAGCAAAGATTACTATTTTAAATTATTTGGGAGGAAAATATTTTTTAACTGTTGATGAGATTTTAATTGAAGGACAAAATATAAAACTTATTGAAGGAAAACATAGTCAAAATGGATTGCTTCCAAGTAAAGGCGACATAAAAGACGGTCTACTTAAAATGATCCTTTATAGTAATTTGTGTAATGTTTTTTTCAATGAAAAGACAATAAATAGTCAAGCTGTTTTATCATTAACATCAACAAAAATAAAGAAGAACTTTTCTTCAGAAAATTCAGATAAAGAAATAAACTTGTTTATTACAGAAAATAATTTTTCTCCGAGACAAAAAAATATTATCGAAATAATAATTAAAGAAGCAAGAGAAAATAATTTTATTGTGAAAGTACAATATTCAAAATGA
- a CDS encoding Regulatory protein RecX, producing MCIRILKSLVDMKKEYTFDELLHKAASYCSISEHCISDVEEKLKAWGVNPADSEKIIQHLIKQDFINEKRYSRAFVRDKFGMNKWGKIKISLAMREKGIDKEMIADALKVIDDGEYEEQLARLLKNKLHTINYEFEYEKQGKLFRFAQSRGFENNVIERVLRRI from the coding sequence TTGTGTATTCGTATTTTAAAATCGTTGGTAGATATGAAGAAGGAATATACATTTGACGAATTGTTGCATAAAGCGGCGTCGTATTGTTCTATTTCGGAACATTGTATTTCGGATGTGGAAGAAAAACTCAAAGCGTGGGGTGTAAATCCTGCAGACAGTGAAAAAATCATCCAGCATTTAATAAAACAGGATTTTATCAATGAAAAACGTTACAGTCGTGCGTTTGTGCGCGATAAGTTTGGGATGAATAAATGGGGAAAAATTAAAATTTCGCTGGCGATGCGTGAGAAAGGTATTGATAAAGAGATGATTGCCGACGCTTTAAAAGTAATTGACGACGGCGAATACGAGGAACAACTTGCGCGCTTATTAAAAAATAAACTGCACACCATCAATTACGAGTTTGAGTACGAAAAACAAGGAAAACTTTTCCGTTTTGCGCAAAGTCGTGGTTTTGAAAACAATGTGATTGAACGGGTTTTGAGAAGAATATAA
- a CDS encoding ADA regulatory protein, whose translation MEHKSTFEPLNTQQHIDFERIAQAIEYMYVHYKKQPSLEEIADYVNVSPFHFQRMFQDWAGVSPKKFIQYLSVENAKKLLKSNQLSLFDAANDTGLSGTGRLHDLFVKIEGMTPGEYKNGGENLILNYSEFDTVFGKIFIASTYKGICYLAFSENTESAFNELKALFPKAKFQKKTDNFQQSVVTFFNQNWEKPEQIKLHLKGTDFQLKVWETLLKIPEGKLTTYGEIAGKINNPKASRAVGSAVGDNPVSYLIPCHRVIRSTGVLGEYHWGKARKKAMIGYEISRFEFRX comes from the coding sequence TTGGAACATAAATCAACTTTTGAACCTTTGAACACACAACAACACATAGATTTTGAACGTATTGCGCAAGCCATTGAATATATGTACGTGCATTACAAAAAACAACCATCGCTGGAAGAAATTGCTGATTATGTGAATGTTAGTCCGTTTCATTTTCAGCGTATGTTTCAAGATTGGGCTGGAGTAAGTCCTAAAAAATTCATTCAATATTTGAGTGTGGAAAATGCCAAAAAGTTACTGAAAAGCAATCAATTATCACTTTTTGACGCAGCGAACGACACAGGTCTTTCAGGCACAGGACGTTTGCACGATTTATTTGTGAAAATAGAAGGAATGACGCCCGGCGAATATAAAAACGGCGGTGAAAATTTAATCCTGAATTACAGCGAATTTGATACCGTTTTCGGAAAAATATTTATCGCTTCAACATATAAAGGTATTTGTTATTTGGCTTTTTCTGAAAACACCGAAAGCGCGTTCAACGAACTAAAAGCATTATTCCCAAAAGCAAAATTTCAGAAAAAAACAGACAATTTTCAACAATCGGTGGTCACTTTTTTCAATCAAAATTGGGAAAAACCGGAGCAAATAAAACTCCACCTGAAAGGCACCGATTTTCAACTTAAAGTATGGGAAACATTGCTGAAAATTCCGGAAGGAAAATTAACCACTTACGGTGAAATTGCCGGGAAAATCAATAACCCGAAAGCATCACGCGCGGTAGGTTCCGCCGTTGGCGATAATCCCGTTTCGTATCTTATTCCTTGCCATCGTGTAATTCGTTCTACAGGCGTTTTAGGCGAGTACCACTGGGGAAAAGCGCGAAAAAAAGCGATGATAGGATATGAAATTTCACGTTTTGAGTTTCGANTTTAA